The Calditrichota bacterium genome includes the window CAACACGGCGGAGAGGGGTTAACGGACCAAGAGAAGGACGACTTGGTGGCCACAGGACGGGACTCCCTGATGAAATACTACAGCATGGCCTACCGGCGGTATTTTCGAAACATCGCCGCCGGGCGCAATCCCTTTGCCGTGCCCAAGCCACCGCCAGCTCCGGATTTGTGGGTGGAGGCCGGAAACAAGTGTGTGAAGCTGCATTGGAGTGACGTGTCCAAGGAACCGGATCCGGACACCGGGGTGCGGGATTTTGCGGGCTATCGGGTGTACCGGTCTCACAGCACCAATCTGGCGGGAGAAAGCGGTAATGAAGGGCCTTATGATTTGGTCTGGGAATGCGGCGGGAACACGGGTGTTCCGGTGGATACACAGTTTGTGGACACCGGGGTACAGCGTGGGTTCGCCTACTGGTACTACGTGACGGCCTACGACGACGGCTCGCAGAACTGGGAGGACGGCAAACCGCTGGAATCGGGCAAGTACTGGAACATGATGCAGAAAAACATGCCGGTTCACCCATATTACAAACCGGAAAAAGTCAGTACATTGAACAATGTGCGTGTTGTGCCGAATCCATATAATTACGCCTCTCGTCCGATGAACTACCCGGACGAGGAGAATAAAATTATGTTTGTAGGGCTGCCGCCGAAGTGCACGATTAAGATTTTCACAGTCACGGGGAATCTGGTGAAAACACTGCACCATACAAATGGGACGGGTGAAGAGCCGTGGGATCAGCTCACGGAATACAATCAGATTGTGTATTCAGGGGTGTATGTGTACACCATTGAGAGTGATATAGGTACCACAACCGGAAAATTCGTCATTGTTAGAAATGGAGAGGAGGTGAGGTAAAACAAAGGTGAAATTACTCTATTTTAAAGAAAGGAGGTGATGGTAGAAAGTAATTTTTAGAGGGGGAAATGGCAAAAAATGAAAGAAAGCAAACAAACCTTTAAGGAGGGTTACAATGAAACGATTCGTAATTCTGTTTGCCACACTTGCAATGGCTGTGTTTATGGTTTCCAACAGCTTTGCCGGAAACAAGGCCCTGAAAAAGGCCAACGGCGTTACTGAAATTAAATTGTATACCAACGAGAATCCGCCTCGATTTTGGGGTTATGATTCCGTGGGTACCAATCATGCGGCCAATTATCTGGGACAAAAAAAGGCCTATCCCCATGCCAGCAGTTTAGTGGTTCGGTTTGGTATCAATAACGACATTGTCAACGGCGACACCTGCAATATTTACGTGAGCCACGACGCCGCCATCGGTCCTTATGCTTACTGGCTCCATTTAGTGGGCATGCCCAATCCCAGAAACTGGGTGGATATTTACCGCTCCGATACGGAAGGCTACGATGAATACCTGGACGCCTCGCACACCGAGCGGGTCACGTTCTGGATTAAAGCGGATCCGAAATTAGCGGATACCTATCCGCTGTTTTTTGTCTGGAGAAGCCAGAATGTGAATGGCCACGATGCCTTCAGCGCCATCGCCTGTATCCGCGGTGAAACGATTGTACGGATTGATCCTTATGGTGATTGGAATGTTGTCCGTTTCCGCAAATTCACTGGCGATTGGCAGTTTGTGTCCATTCCGTGGGCCTTTTTCACCATCCCGACAGCCGATTCCGTTCAGGCCATTATTCCTTACAGCTGGGCGGGTGTCCAGACAGACGGAAAATCCTTTGGCCCCGATTTCGATCCCTCCACTATTCGCGTGTACCAGTTGGACAGCAAAATCGGCGGTGAACCCGACAAAGGGAATTTCCCATGGCCGGACAACGGGACACCAGAAGGCACCGGCGATTACGGCATTGATGAAATGATTCTGACATTGAATCCGGGAACGGGTGTAACCGGCGTGAACGGCGAAAAAACCACCGTTCCTCTGACTTACGAGTTGAAAGATGCCTATCCCAACCCGTTCAATCCCAGCACCACCATTGAATACGGTCTGCCGGTAAGCAACAACGTAAAAATTGTGGTGTACAACGCCATGGGACAGAAGGTAAAAACACTGGTTAACAGCTATCAAACCCTCGGCACCTACAAGGTGACCTGGGACGGCACCAACGATTTTGGCGAAACCGTTCCCAGTGGCGTCTATTTCTGCAAGATGACCTCCAGCCACTTCAGCGCTGTGAAAAAACTGATGTTGATGAAATAGGCCGATGTGCGTGAGGTAAAATCGTGAGGGCGCTTCCTCCGGTTCCACCTTTCCGAGGGAGCGCCCGTTTTTTGTGGAATCTTCCCGATAATAACAGGGAATTTGATTTTGGTCTTGAAATTTTAACGAAAAAAATGTATTTTATGAAAACGTTTGCCTAATTTAAAAAATTACACGTGGGTGCGAGAATTTAGAAAAAATAGCGGCGGTTGTTCCATTTGTTTTTATGAATTAAGTAATTCGATTTGTTTTAAGACTGCTTTTGTTACACCAGAACGTGAATTTTTTGATTTGCCACGAGCTTTAGCCCGTGGAAAAGAAACATTTCAATAATAATAAGGGCTTTAGCCCAATGATTTGTCAATCGTTGGGCTAAAGCCCGACAGAAATTGAAATTCAATTGAAACCACGACCTGAAGGTCGTGGCAAGTCAAAAATGCAAAGAAAATCTGAATTTAAAATTGTGCCACAATACAGACAGAATGTTAGGACGAAATGAAACACAAAAATCGGAGTTTAAACGTGGGACTGATTGACACCATTCAAAAAAAGACGAATAATTGGGTAAACCGGATTTCGATTGTAGGCCGTCTTTTAATTGCCGGAGGGCTAATCGGACTTTTATTTTTTTCGAACGGCACAGCGGCCAAAAAGCACGTTCCCGTACCGCACGATTACATCGGGTGCCCCGATTACCAGGCGTACCTCTCGTACGCTCAAACCTTTGCCGACACCTTCCTGCGTGCGGCGGTAGACCACTGGGGTCCGAAAAAAACACCCCTTTTCGTGCAGATGCTTTCGTTGAAGACCCACGACTATCCCAGAAAATCGGACGACCCCCGATGGCAGCAGGGCTACGCCAGCGGAGGCGATTACGTGTACTTTTCCCGCGGCAGCAATCTGGCGCGCGAAACGTACATGTTGCCGGCGCTCATTCAACTGAGCCAAATCACGGGGAATCCGAAATACAAAAAGGCGGCAGTGGACTATCTAAAATTCTATTTTAAACAGTGTCCCAGTCCCACCACACACATTTGGCCCTGGGGGGAACACATGAGCTACAATCTGGTGACGGACCGGATTCACCATTGGCGGGAGGAGCCGGAGATGTCCCCGGCCCCCTGGGAACTGTTCTGGCAAATCGACAGCAGCGCCGTGCGAAAGGAAATCGAAGGGTTTTACAAATACCACACGTACGACAAAGCGAACACCTTTCTGTACGACCGCCACGCCAACTACTACACCGGGCTTTTTGACGACATGAAAGTCCGGGGTGCCTACATCAAACACTCGGGCATCTACTTGTACGGATTCACCTTTCTGTGGACGA containing:
- a CDS encoding T9SS type A sorting domain-containing protein translates to MKRFVILFATLAMAVFMVSNSFAGNKALKKANGVTEIKLYTNENPPRFWGYDSVGTNHAANYLGQKKAYPHASSLVVRFGINNDIVNGDTCNIYVSHDAAIGPYAYWLHLVGMPNPRNWVDIYRSDTEGYDEYLDASHTERVTFWIKADPKLADTYPLFFVWRSQNVNGHDAFSAIACIRGETIVRIDPYGDWNVVRFRKFTGDWQFVSIPWAFFTIPTADSVQAIIPYSWAGVQTDGKSFGPDFDPSTIRVYQLDSKIGGEPDKGNFPWPDNGTPEGTGDYGIDEMILTLNPGTGVTGVNGEKTTVPLTYELKDAYPNPFNPSTTIEYGLPVSNNVKIVVYNAMGQKVKTLVNSYQTLGTYKVTWDGTNDFGETVPSGVYFCKMTSSHFSAVKKLMLMK